A single Streptomyces sp. 2114.4 DNA region contains:
- a CDS encoding TnsA-like heteromeric transposase endonuclease subunit, whose amino-acid sequence MEDRDWGTAPVELLQSAHPWRTFRWHRGQKHYSGTYWSATMRDHVIYESRLELSRLLFADFDPSVRGIVAQPFLLKTVLEGKARRHIPDYLLLTGKVPVVVDVKPLHRLSKPEVAFTFGWTRRAVESRGWKYEVWSEPPAVELENIRFLAGYRRDWLFRAQVLEELRDVDLDGLLLEQVAGCLPNHPEPQVRAAVHHLLWTQALVTDLNRPLGPSRILRRAA is encoded by the coding sequence GTGGAGGACCGAGACTGGGGTACGGCGCCTGTCGAGCTTCTGCAGTCGGCTCATCCGTGGCGGACGTTCCGCTGGCACAGGGGCCAGAAGCATTACTCGGGTACCTACTGGTCGGCGACGATGCGCGACCACGTGATCTACGAGTCGCGATTGGAACTGTCGCGCTTGCTCTTCGCCGACTTCGATCCGTCCGTACGCGGCATCGTGGCCCAGCCTTTCCTTCTGAAGACGGTGCTTGAGGGGAAGGCGCGTCGGCATATCCCGGACTATCTCCTGCTCACCGGGAAGGTGCCGGTGGTCGTTGACGTCAAGCCGTTGCACCGGTTGTCCAAGCCTGAGGTGGCATTCACCTTCGGCTGGACCCGGCGGGCGGTGGAATCGCGGGGGTGGAAGTACGAGGTCTGGAGCGAGCCTCCGGCCGTGGAGCTGGAGAACATTCGGTTCCTGGCGGGTTACCGCAGAGACTGGCTGTTCAGAGCCCAGGTTCTGGAAGAGCTCCGAGACGTGGATCTCGACGGGCTTCTTCTGGAGCAAGTCGCGGGGTGCCTGCCGAATCATCCGGAGCCGCAAGTGCGCGCCGCCGTCCATCATTTGCTCTGGACGCAGGCTCTTGTCACCGATCTCAACCGGCCACTCGGCCCTTCACGCATTCTGAGGAGGGCAGCGTGA
- a CDS encoding helix-turn-helix domain-containing protein, with amino-acid sequence MSRAGARVGVGTRFRYDGESVEVVEMAATTAGNEVVLKDGHGRLLRLSLKELLFSDRAAISPDGPGPSADDEGEIASVVLGQLDVAEKRKVLERAEHVREVLTGYRSGSLELARDEEPRSEYSPEKPLEARYAAKIAELGVGLRTLKRWIAEFREHGEAGLAPRKGPTRNSRIAVDDRWVETAMEVMVEHTDQSRPSRTMVIERTRARVIARFGEGVVPQPSRATAFRLLEELERRHPLFRLSTKRNRDIVGRPEGQYGKLRPTRPGEYLLMDSTRLDVFAFDPLTLKWVQAELSVGMDWYTRCITGIRLTPVSTKAVDVSAVLFQSFRPRPAGRDWPRHAVWPEHGIPRTVLVDVEGTTGPGLASPPLVPETLVVDHGKVYVSEHLTSVCRRMGISIQPARLRTGRDKGPVERYFRTLREGLLQVLPGYKGPDIHSRGENPEDDAFFFLDELEAIIREWTASVYHCRPHSSLVDPGLPGLRMSPAKMFEHGMARAGYIEAPRDRDLAFEFLQTKWRTVQHYGVEIGRRRYSGPGLPEPGIRSPYDSPVKNGWPFQVDPDDITKIYFRNPTTREWHTLTWEHAPSVEMPLSEDALTFARQLAASKYRFPDDRLAVADLLQRWNLGLGTTIAERRMALRLSREQAAIELPESEAESVVSLPSVRKALGQDEETAEPREPDVVTETGDDDEADLEDLAEENDFYADALEDV; translated from the coding sequence GTGAGCAGGGCGGGGGCTCGGGTTGGAGTTGGTACGCGCTTCCGCTACGACGGGGAGTCCGTCGAGGTGGTGGAGATGGCAGCGACCACGGCGGGCAACGAGGTGGTTTTGAAGGATGGTCATGGGCGGCTTCTGCGGTTGTCACTCAAGGAACTGCTGTTCTCCGACCGTGCTGCGATCAGTCCTGACGGCCCGGGACCGTCGGCGGACGACGAGGGTGAGATCGCCTCAGTGGTTCTCGGGCAGCTCGACGTGGCGGAGAAGCGGAAGGTCCTGGAACGAGCTGAGCACGTCCGCGAAGTGCTGACGGGTTATCGGTCCGGCAGCCTCGAACTCGCACGCGACGAGGAACCTCGCTCCGAGTACTCGCCGGAGAAGCCCTTGGAGGCCAGATACGCGGCGAAGATCGCTGAACTCGGCGTGGGTCTACGGACCTTGAAACGATGGATCGCCGAGTTCCGGGAGCATGGGGAGGCTGGACTCGCTCCCAGGAAGGGGCCGACGCGGAATTCGCGGATCGCGGTCGATGACCGATGGGTGGAGACCGCGATGGAGGTGATGGTCGAGCACACCGACCAGTCGCGGCCGTCGCGGACGATGGTGATCGAGCGGACCCGGGCTCGGGTGATTGCGCGGTTCGGTGAGGGGGTGGTGCCGCAGCCGAGTCGGGCAACGGCGTTTCGGCTGCTGGAGGAGCTGGAGCGACGACATCCGCTGTTCCGGCTGAGTACGAAGCGCAACCGGGATATCGTCGGTCGGCCGGAGGGTCAGTACGGCAAGCTGCGGCCGACGCGGCCGGGCGAGTACCTGCTGATGGACTCCACCCGGCTGGACGTCTTCGCGTTCGACCCGCTGACGCTGAAGTGGGTGCAGGCCGAATTGAGTGTCGGGATGGATTGGTACACCCGGTGCATCACGGGGATCCGGCTCACGCCGGTCTCGACGAAGGCGGTGGACGTCAGCGCGGTGCTTTTCCAGTCGTTTCGGCCGAGGCCGGCGGGGCGGGATTGGCCGCGGCACGCGGTCTGGCCCGAGCACGGCATCCCCCGCACCGTCCTGGTCGACGTCGAGGGCACCACCGGACCGGGCCTGGCCTCGCCGCCCCTGGTCCCCGAGACGCTGGTCGTCGACCACGGCAAGGTCTACGTCTCGGAGCATCTGACCAGCGTCTGCCGCCGGATGGGCATCTCGATTCAGCCAGCGAGGCTACGAACGGGCCGCGACAAGGGCCCGGTGGAGCGCTATTTCCGGACCCTGCGGGAAGGGCTGCTTCAGGTGCTGCCCGGCTACAAGGGGCCCGACATCCACTCGCGGGGCGAGAACCCGGAGGACGACGCGTTCTTCTTCCTCGACGAGCTTGAGGCGATCATCCGGGAGTGGACTGCGTCGGTCTATCACTGCAGGCCTCACTCCAGCCTGGTCGATCCGGGCCTGCCGGGTCTGCGGATGTCCCCGGCGAAGATGTTCGAGCACGGCATGGCGCGGGCGGGTTATATCGAAGCACCCCGCGACCGGGACCTGGCCTTTGAGTTCCTGCAGACGAAGTGGCGCACGGTCCAGCACTACGGGGTCGAGATCGGCCGCCGCCGCTACAGCGGCCCCGGCTTGCCCGAGCCGGGCATCCGTAGCCCCTACGACAGTCCAGTCAAGAACGGCTGGCCGTTCCAAGTGGACCCCGACGACATCACCAAGATCTACTTTCGCAACCCCACAACTCGCGAATGGCACACCCTGACCTGGGAGCACGCGCCGTCGGTTGAGATGCCGCTGAGCGAGGACGCGTTGACATTCGCCCGGCAGCTGGCCGCCTCGAAGTATCGCTTTCCCGACGACCGGCTGGCCGTCGCCGACTTGCTTCAGCGGTGGAACCTCGGGCTGGGCACCACGATTGCCGAGCGGCGCATGGCCCTGCGGCTCTCGCGCGAGCAGGCCGCCATCGAACTTCCGGAGAGTGAGGCGGAGTCGGTCGTCTCGCTTCCGTCCGTACGCAAGGCCCTTGGCCAGGACGAGGAGACCGCAGAACCGCGGGAGCCCGACGTGGTGACGGAGACGGGGGACGACGACGAGGCCGATCTGGAGGACCTCGCCGAAGAGAACGACTTCTACGCCGATGCTCTGGAGGACGTGTGA
- a CDS encoding AAA family ATPase — translation MWDIVDSNEQDGDKAKGAVAVDAFPGLGKTTSVLAFARDFHQREIEESGPFTSQGHERIPVCRVGLTGNTGMKDLNRAMLEFFGHPGQGRGTTAQFGRRVLDCVLSCDVRLVVLDDLHFLKWGQKSGIEVSNHLKWIANEFPVTLLMVGVELAEKGLFGEGTNGRDTALAQTGRRTTRLGLRPFTIDAEVGRREWRQMLLALEQRVVLTDKHPGMLADDLSDYLFARSTGHIGSLMTLINRGCQRAVRTGAERLDQELMDRVKNDEASEAARLELQAALEKKRLTSRPRSRGRRAA, via the coding sequence TTGTGGGACATCGTCGACAGCAACGAGCAGGACGGTGACAAGGCCAAGGGGGCGGTGGCCGTCGACGCGTTCCCGGGGCTGGGCAAGACGACCTCGGTGCTTGCCTTCGCCCGCGACTTCCACCAGCGTGAGATCGAGGAGTCGGGCCCGTTCACGAGCCAGGGGCACGAGCGGATTCCCGTCTGCCGGGTCGGGCTGACCGGGAACACCGGGATGAAGGACCTCAACCGAGCCATGCTGGAGTTCTTCGGCCACCCCGGACAGGGGCGGGGCACCACCGCCCAGTTCGGACGGCGGGTGCTGGACTGCGTGTTGTCCTGCGATGTCCGACTGGTGGTTCTGGACGATCTGCACTTTTTGAAATGGGGACAGAAGAGCGGCATCGAGGTGAGCAATCACCTGAAGTGGATCGCCAACGAGTTCCCGGTGACGTTGCTGATGGTGGGGGTCGAGCTCGCGGAGAAGGGCCTGTTCGGCGAGGGAACGAACGGGCGCGACACCGCTCTGGCCCAGACCGGCCGTCGCACCACCCGCCTGGGACTGCGTCCGTTCACCATCGACGCGGAGGTCGGGCGACGGGAATGGCGGCAGATGCTGCTGGCCCTCGAACAGCGCGTCGTGCTCACCGACAAGCACCCCGGCATGCTCGCGGACGACCTGTCGGACTACCTCTTCGCCCGCAGCACCGGACACATCGGTTCGCTGATGACGCTGATCAACCGCGGCTGCCAGCGGGCGGTCCGCACCGGCGCCGAACGGCTGGACCAGGAGCTGATGGACCGGGTGAAGAACGACGAGGCGTCCGAGGCAGCCCGCCTCGAACTTCAAGCCGCGCTGGAGAAGAAGCGGCTGACCAGCCGTCCGAGGTCCCGGGGCCGACGAGCCGCATGA
- a CDS encoding TniQ family protein, with translation MRAPARTLPIRLPPLPGEALDSWLEATARRMDTTLGDVLLHFGFPVRQRAGNQFRGIPADWTIYLDERLTAAVAHATGTVPEAVTAMTLAHYDGRALQLSSEGRAVTRHVLWGRGRGSRFCPDCLHSSGGRWQLSWRLGFSFACTQHRRLLADRCPYCGRVPRQRPCSGRSVPRPELCGNPPIRPGGPVTAGCGADLTRASTLRLPPGHPVLMAQDRVMEIIDRATVAFGPYRAVPQSAPAVLADIRALGIRVLSDLPAEQIPADIAEAHLATDQVSPHTEQAADRPGFMAPPRAVDAAVAVTMALGILEQPGIHPAGEALRGLLEAVREELTQISATSIDDWGRGISPVLQSVHLAALAPSFRPSEHLRYRITTETPRRPTRTTRDIEERASKIPTMFWPSWTVRLTPPEGIHARALAPVLAALLLIPDSRTSLDQAAGLAGDVVDGIETSRLLQELDDLPQWPDIVSALDRLAGHLDTDDTPIDYGRRRRLDYTALLPHDRWLEICRRTGTPPGTGRRERIARSQLFRRLSGLPAESVPDDLGGLDSAEFRATSLRFTALQTPELALALQQEALEFLASHHIHDEPVTWQPPTALLAGLTLPGPDPAHVDLPRLHQLVRQRKHPIQHAAQVLGTTVEAVRHVLDEHPAPPPPLTKNTARATGRIRQQARQAIPEERFTQLYLDEHRSLQQIASLTGFSRRVLTDLAKEYGIPLREGPQDYKRRGTIERAWLIEQYVHRRRTLPDLARETGMSTANMARWAHTYNIPLRPRGGASHHTALRTADEAEALPVILRKALTGPYARKRLSRFLAARPYPTLTEAARALGIHQSTLVVQINRLEADLGQPLFERAERGTAMKLTRFGKRVTSAAQKVPAEEMRQR, from the coding sequence ATGAGAGCGCCGGCCCGCACCCTGCCGATCCGGCTGCCGCCACTGCCCGGCGAGGCCCTGGACTCCTGGCTGGAGGCGACGGCCAGACGGATGGACACTACGCTCGGTGATGTTCTACTGCACTTCGGATTCCCGGTCCGGCAGCGGGCCGGAAACCAGTTCCGTGGCATCCCAGCGGACTGGACGATCTACCTCGACGAGCGGTTGACCGCCGCCGTCGCGCACGCCACCGGCACGGTCCCGGAGGCGGTCACTGCCATGACCCTGGCGCACTATGACGGACGGGCCCTGCAGCTGAGTTCCGAAGGCCGGGCTGTGACACGGCATGTCCTATGGGGACGCGGGCGGGGATCCCGGTTCTGCCCGGACTGCCTCCACTCCAGCGGCGGACGCTGGCAGCTGTCCTGGAGGCTCGGCTTCTCCTTCGCCTGCACCCAGCACCGCCGCCTGCTGGCGGACCGCTGCCCGTACTGCGGACGGGTCCCACGGCAGCGGCCCTGCTCCGGGCGGTCCGTTCCCCGGCCTGAACTCTGCGGCAATCCGCCGATCCGCCCCGGCGGTCCGGTTACGGCTGGCTGCGGCGCCGATCTGACCCGCGCGTCGACGCTTCGCCTGCCTCCTGGCCATCCGGTTCTCATGGCGCAGGACCGGGTGATGGAGATCATCGACAGGGCAACGGTGGCCTTCGGCCCCTACCGGGCTGTTCCCCAGTCGGCACCGGCGGTGCTGGCCGACATCCGGGCCCTCGGCATCCGCGTCCTGAGCGACCTGCCCGCCGAACAGATACCGGCCGACATCGCAGAAGCGCACCTCGCCACCGATCAGGTCTCCCCGCACACCGAACAGGCGGCGGACCGCCCGGGGTTCATGGCCCCGCCGCGAGCCGTGGATGCCGCCGTCGCGGTCACCATGGCCCTGGGCATCCTGGAACAGCCAGGAATCCACCCGGCCGGCGAGGCCCTGCGGGGTCTGCTGGAAGCAGTACGCGAGGAACTCACGCAAATCTCGGCGACCAGCATCGACGACTGGGGCCGGGGCATCAGCCCAGTGCTGCAGTCGGTGCACCTGGCTGCCCTTGCTCCTTCCTTCCGCCCCAGCGAGCACCTGCGCTACCGCATCACGACCGAGACTCCCCGCCGGCCGACAAGGACCACGCGGGACATTGAGGAGCGAGCCAGCAAGATCCCCACGATGTTCTGGCCATCCTGGACGGTCCGGCTCACACCGCCCGAAGGAATCCATGCACGGGCCCTGGCACCCGTCCTCGCTGCCCTGCTGCTGATCCCCGACAGCCGCACCTCCCTGGACCAGGCCGCCGGACTGGCCGGCGACGTCGTGGACGGCATCGAGACCTCACGCCTCCTCCAGGAACTCGACGACCTTCCGCAGTGGCCGGACATTGTCTCCGCCCTGGACCGGCTCGCCGGCCACCTCGACACCGACGACACCCCCATCGACTACGGCCGGCGCCGACGACTGGACTACACCGCCCTGCTTCCCCATGACCGTTGGCTGGAGATCTGCCGCCGCACCGGAACGCCGCCGGGGACCGGACGGCGCGAACGCATCGCCCGCAGCCAGCTCTTCCGACGCCTCAGCGGCCTGCCTGCCGAGTCCGTCCCCGACGACCTGGGCGGGCTCGACAGCGCAGAGTTCCGGGCAACGTCCTTGCGGTTCACCGCGCTTCAGACCCCCGAACTCGCGCTCGCCCTCCAGCAGGAAGCCCTCGAATTCCTGGCCTCACACCACATCCACGACGAGCCCGTGACTTGGCAACCTCCCACCGCCCTGCTAGCCGGACTCACCCTTCCCGGACCCGACCCGGCGCACGTCGACCTACCCCGCCTGCACCAGCTCGTCCGACAGCGCAAGCACCCCATTCAGCACGCAGCCCAGGTCCTGGGCACGACCGTCGAGGCCGTTCGGCACGTCCTTGACGAGCACCCAGCACCCCCACCCCCGCTGACGAAGAACACCGCCAGAGCCACCGGCCGCATCCGACAGCAAGCTCGGCAAGCCATCCCGGAAGAGCGCTTCACCCAGCTCTACCTCGACGAACACCGATCCCTCCAGCAGATCGCCTCCCTCACCGGCTTCTCCCGCAGAGTCTTGACCGACCTCGCCAAGGAGTACGGCATCCCACTCCGCGAGGGTCCTCAGGACTACAAGCGTCGCGGCACCATCGAACGGGCCTGGCTCATCGAGCAGTACGTCCACCGCCGCCGAACTCTGCCGGACCTCGCCCGCGAAACCGGCATGAGCACCGCGAACATGGCCCGCTGGGCCCACACCTACAACATCCCCCTCCGGCCACGCGGCGGAGCCAGCCACCACACCGCCCTCCGCACCGCCGACGAAGCCGAGGCTCTCCCCGTCATCCTCCGCAAAGCCCTCACCGGCCCATACGCGCGGAAGCGGCTCTCCCGCTTCCTGGCAGCCCGGCCCTACCCCACCCTCACCGAAGCAGCCCGAGCCCTCGGCATCCACCAATCCACCCTGGTAGTCCAGATCAACCGCCTCGAAGCGGACCTCGGACAGCCCCTCTTCGAACGAGCCGAACGAGGCACGGCCATGAAACTGACCCGATTCGGGAAACGCGTCACCTCAGCCGCCCAGAAGGTGCCGGCTGAGGAAATGAGACAACGGTGA
- a CDS encoding GNAT family N-acetyltransferase — MSSMPATNPWPTTISTARLLLRPAESTDVKEFTRLWTDSEVRRFLGGPVAEDKLPAYQQHFANLPNAFAVTTRQDMTVVGSVLIDQASRFDDRREVSYGLLPEHWGRGYAREAVAGVVEWALGNVPSDNPSVIAVTQEANVRSCRLLEAIGMRHIDSFVEFDAPQAMYSVDRQGLRIVQ, encoded by the coding sequence ATGTCGTCGATGCCTGCCACGAACCCTTGGCCCACCACCATCAGCACGGCCAGGCTCCTACTGCGTCCCGCCGAATCCACCGACGTGAAGGAATTCACCCGGCTCTGGACTGACTCCGAGGTCCGGCGCTTCCTTGGTGGGCCCGTTGCAGAAGACAAGCTTCCCGCCTACCAGCAGCATTTCGCGAACCTCCCCAACGCGTTCGCCGTGACCACCCGACAGGACATGACCGTCGTTGGCTCCGTGCTGATCGATCAAGCATCTCGATTCGACGACCGGAGGGAGGTGTCCTATGGGCTCCTGCCCGAACACTGGGGCCGGGGATACGCCCGTGAAGCCGTGGCCGGTGTCGTTGAGTGGGCCTTGGGGAACGTCCCCTCGGACAACCCATCGGTCATCGCGGTCACTCAAGAGGCCAACGTCCGTTCGTGCCGCCTCCTTGAAGCCATCGGCATGCGCCATATCGACAGCTTCGTGGAGTTTGATGCACCCCAAGCGATGTATTCAGTTGATCGCCAGGGCCTCCGCATCGTTCAGTGA
- a CDS encoding NADP-dependent oxidoreductase has product MSETRTPQMRAVSQDTAGGPDVLKMITTDRPVPGPTEVLVRVHAAGVNPTDWKSRAQGEFLSGAKTPFTLGFDVSGLVEAVGLGVTVFAPGDKVFGMPRFPHPAGAYAEYVTAPARHFAPLPASLDHLQGAALPLASLTAWQALVDTAHVQPGARVLVHAAAGGVGHLAVQIAKSRGAYVIGTARQAKHDFLRGLGADELVDYTQQDFAETVRDIDIVLDTIGGDYGARSLRTLRPGGTLVSILPLDGSFPAAQAREAGIRAGFLLVEPDQAGLRAVADLVNSGKLQVNVDTVLPLEEAAQAHTLGETGRTTGKIVLSVAP; this is encoded by the coding sequence ATGTCCGAGACCCGGACCCCGCAGATGCGTGCCGTCAGCCAGGACACCGCCGGTGGCCCCGACGTCCTCAAGATGATCACCACCGACCGTCCGGTACCCGGCCCGACGGAGGTCCTGGTCCGGGTGCACGCCGCGGGCGTCAACCCGACCGACTGGAAGAGCCGCGCCCAGGGCGAATTCCTCAGCGGCGCCAAGACCCCCTTCACCCTGGGCTTCGATGTCTCCGGCCTGGTCGAGGCGGTCGGGCTCGGCGTGACCGTGTTCGCGCCGGGCGACAAGGTCTTCGGCATGCCCCGCTTCCCGCACCCCGCCGGGGCCTACGCGGAGTACGTCACCGCCCCGGCGCGCCACTTCGCCCCCCTCCCGGCGAGCCTGGATCACCTCCAGGGCGCCGCCCTGCCGCTGGCGTCGCTGACTGCCTGGCAGGCCCTGGTCGACACCGCGCACGTCCAGCCCGGCGCGCGGGTGCTGGTCCACGCCGCGGCGGGCGGAGTTGGCCACCTGGCCGTGCAGATCGCCAAGTCCCGCGGCGCATACGTCATCGGCACCGCCCGGCAGGCCAAGCACGACTTCCTACGCGGCCTGGGCGCCGATGAACTCGTCGACTACACCCAGCAGGACTTCGCGGAGACGGTGCGCGACATCGACATCGTGCTCGACACCATCGGCGGCGACTACGGCGCCCGCTCGCTGCGCACCCTGCGCCCCGGCGGCACGCTGGTGTCGATCCTGCCGCTGGACGGCTCCTTCCCGGCCGCGCAGGCACGCGAGGCAGGCATCCGCGCGGGGTTCCTGCTCGTCGAGCCCGACCAGGCCGGACTGCGCGCCGTCGCCGACCTGGTGAACAGCGGAAAGCTGCAGGTCAACGTCGACACCGTGCTGCCTCTCGAGGAGGCCGCACAGGCGCACACCCTCGGTGAGACCGGCCGCACCACCGGAAAGATCGTCCTGTCCGTCGCGCCCTGA
- a CDS encoding GlxA family transcriptional regulator, translating to MHRVGVLALDGVVPFELGIPARIFGAAHSPDGKPLYSVVTCSPDGRPVSAQADYDIAVAEDASVLASVDTVVIPPSHALGSIVEDGRLPDELRKVLEHVRPGTRMVAICTGAFVLAAAGLLDHRPATTHWREAEQLQRLFTTVRVDPNVLFVDDGDVLTSAGAAAGVDLCVHLVRRDHGSAVANEVARLCVVPPWRDGGQAQFIRLPVPGPSAGGTAATRAWALERLGEPLTLNALASHARVSVRTLTRRFRDEVGMSPGQWLAVQRVERARHLLETTDWSIDLVAHHAGFGTGTSLRQHLHGAVGVSPQAYRRTFRSAAELTA from the coding sequence ATGCATCGCGTCGGTGTGCTCGCCCTGGACGGTGTCGTCCCCTTCGAACTCGGGATCCCCGCGCGGATCTTCGGCGCCGCGCACAGCCCCGACGGCAAGCCCCTCTACTCCGTGGTCACCTGCAGTCCGGACGGACGCCCGGTCAGCGCGCAGGCCGACTACGACATCGCGGTCGCCGAGGACGCCTCCGTGCTCGCGAGCGTGGACACCGTCGTCATCCCGCCGTCCCACGCGCTGGGCTCGATCGTCGAGGACGGCCGGCTGCCCGACGAACTGCGCAAGGTGCTGGAGCACGTACGGCCCGGCACCCGGATGGTGGCGATCTGTACCGGTGCGTTCGTGCTGGCCGCTGCCGGGTTGCTCGATCACCGGCCGGCCACGACGCACTGGCGGGAGGCCGAACAGCTGCAACGCCTGTTCACGACGGTCCGTGTCGACCCCAATGTGCTCTTCGTCGATGACGGTGATGTCCTCACTTCTGCCGGTGCCGCCGCCGGGGTGGACCTGTGTGTGCATCTCGTGCGCCGTGACCACGGCAGCGCCGTCGCCAACGAAGTGGCCCGTTTGTGTGTGGTGCCGCCCTGGCGGGACGGTGGTCAGGCCCAGTTCATCCGGCTGCCCGTCCCCGGCCCCTCGGCGGGCGGTACCGCGGCCACCCGCGCATGGGCTCTGGAGCGTCTTGGCGAGCCGCTCACGCTGAACGCCCTCGCCTCGCACGCCCGGGTCAGCGTGCGCACCCTCACCCGGCGGTTCCGTGACGAGGTCGGTATGAGCCCAGGTCAGTGGCTCGCCGTGCAGCGTGTCGAACGCGCCCGGCATCTGCTGGAGACCACGGACTGGTCCATCGACCTCGTCGCCCATCACGCGGGCTTCGGCACCGGCACTTCCCTGCGTCAGCATCTGCACGGTGCGGTGGGGGTGTCACCGCAGGCGTACCGGAGGACCTTCCGGAGCGCGGCGGAGCTGACTGCCTGA
- a CDS encoding serine hydrolase, with protein MTIGESTQFHAPGAAGPLSRVAAAPEEFAELLPQTRRALLHRLAVGQTEGRAPSMTGAVVRGGRTVWTAGRGSVEGEAPHGEVQYRIGSLTKTFVAVLVMRLRDEGLLCLEDPVGRHLDGTPVPDATIAQLLAHSAGLAAEARGPWWERTTGALRPEPADLFGERPHRLPAGRRHHYSNPGYALLGALVERLRGGTPWGEVLRNEVLEPLNMGRTTLGPERPHASGWAVHPWADAVLPEPAEDTGLMGPAGQLWSTAEDLCRWAAFLLRGDERVLGAASLDEMRRPAVPPEGNAWDAGYGLGLQLVRREGRLLAGHVGSMPGFLAALWTDPEEDVAAVVLANCTSGPAVAALAADLAGAVSELEPRIPEPWRPMPGPLDPHLLALTGPWYWGANPHLLRLRDGGGLELTPLSGTGRLSRFRAEGDGTWTGLDGYYAGETLRVVRERDGSVSHLDLATFVFTRGPYEPSDTVPGGVDPQGWRV; from the coding sequence ATGACCATCGGAGAGTCCACGCAGTTCCACGCGCCGGGGGCGGCGGGCCCTCTGTCGCGGGTGGCCGCTGCTCCCGAGGAGTTCGCGGAGTTGTTGCCCCAGACGCGGCGGGCATTGCTGCACCGGCTGGCGGTCGGGCAGACCGAGGGGCGCGCACCCTCCATGACGGGTGCGGTCGTCCGCGGCGGGCGGACGGTGTGGACGGCCGGCCGGGGCTCGGTGGAGGGAGAGGCGCCGCACGGAGAGGTGCAGTACCGGATCGGTTCGCTGACCAAGACCTTTGTCGCCGTGCTGGTCATGCGGCTGCGGGACGAGGGGCTGCTGTGCCTGGAGGACCCGGTCGGCAGGCATCTGGACGGGACTCCGGTGCCGGACGCGACGATCGCTCAACTGCTCGCGCACAGTGCGGGACTGGCGGCCGAGGCGCGGGGGCCATGGTGGGAACGGACCACGGGAGCCCTGCGGCCCGAGCCGGCCGACCTCTTCGGTGAGCGGCCGCACCGGCTCCCCGCCGGACGGCGCCACCATTACTCCAACCCCGGCTACGCACTGCTCGGCGCACTGGTCGAACGGCTGCGAGGCGGAACCCCGTGGGGCGAGGTGCTGCGGAACGAGGTGCTGGAGCCGCTGAACATGGGACGCACGACGCTGGGGCCGGAGCGCCCGCACGCGAGCGGCTGGGCGGTCCACCCGTGGGCCGACGCCGTGCTGCCGGAGCCGGCCGAGGACACCGGTTTGATGGGCCCCGCGGGGCAGTTGTGGTCCACTGCCGAGGACCTGTGCCGGTGGGCGGCGTTTCTGCTGCGGGGCGACGAGCGGGTGCTCGGTGCGGCGAGCCTGGACGAGATGCGGAGGCCGGCCGTACCGCCGGAGGGGAACGCATGGGACGCGGGGTATGGACTGGGCCTTCAGCTCGTACGGCGCGAAGGACGGCTGCTGGCCGGGCATGTCGGTTCGATGCCCGGCTTTCTGGCGGCGTTGTGGACCGATCCCGAGGAGGACGTTGCCGCGGTCGTGCTCGCCAACTGCACCTCGGGCCCGGCGGTCGCGGCCCTCGCCGCCGATCTCGCCGGGGCGGTGAGCGAGCTGGAGCCCCGGATCCCCGAGCCCTGGCGCCCGATGCCCGGGCCGCTGGATCCGCACCTGCTGGCGCTGACCGGGCCTTGGTACTGGGGCGCGAACCCGCACCTCCTGCGGCTGCGGGACGGGGGCGGGCTGGAGCTCACGCCGCTGTCCGGGACAGGGCGGCTCTCACGGTTCCGGGCCGAGGGGGACGGCACATGGACGGGGCTGGACGGCTATTACGCGGGCGAGACGCTCCGCGTGGTGCGGGAGCGGGACGGCTCGGTGAGCCATCTGGATCTCGCGACCTTCGTGTTCACCCGCGGACCGTACGAGCCGTCGGACACGGTGCCCGGTGGGGTGGATCCGCAGGGCTGGAGGGTGTGA